From the genome of Spinacia oleracea cultivar Varoflay chromosome 2, BTI_SOV_V1, whole genome shotgun sequence, one region includes:
- the LOC110787927 gene encoding uncharacterized protein isoform X1 — protein METLSRGSCPLFMNSFLFARNPNSNQSSCTILFPKSSSLRSPTVSVLKSPSSATERAEEDVSQEFFRDRQLKGDLITKYSDILFQKGVMGLIDDETANVEYSSESAEEALADEPDAGFLKLTSTQEWLMGETSAPINRKPTNKELQDNRERRRRLEFLRYEALKRELQFMTLGVGAACTGYCLFIFSIQAAVSYASGVGFSCLYLQLLYQHADNISQDSVPHIFREKKIKKIGIRSEDLKDSLEKTVRGCGIALSSPRLVIPAAIYGIWVLLHQTFATDLFDFQIVPAMLGLFAYKAAALVQVYRDNEDLEFIFPDE, from the exons ATGGAGACTCTTTCAAGAGGAAGCTGCCCACTTTTTATGAACAGCTTCCTATTTGCCAGAAATCCAAATTCAAATCAAAGTAGTTGCACTATATTGTTTCCCAAATCCTCTTCACTCAGAAGTCCCACTGTTTCAGTCCTCAAATCCCCTTCTTCAG CAACTGAACGtgctgaggaagatgtttcGCAAGAATTTTTCCGGGATAGACAGTTGAAGGGAGATCTTATAACAAAGTATTCAGATATTTTATTCCAGAAGGGTGTAATGGGACTCATTGATGATGAAACCGCCAATGTAGAATATAGTTCCGAATCAGCGGAGGAG GCTTTGGCTGATGAGCCTGATGCAGGCTTTCTGAAATTGACGTCAACTCAAGAGTGGTTGATGGGTGAAACTTCTGCACCAATCAATAGGAAGCCAACCAATAAG GAATTACAGGACAACAGGGAAAGAAGAAGGAGGCTCGAGTTCCTTAGATATGAAGCT CTTAAGAGGGAACTGCAGTTCATGACTCTGGGGGTAGGAGCCGCCTGTACTGGATATTGcttatttattttctcaatccaG GCAGCAGTGAGCTATGCCTCTGGAGTCGGATTCAG TTGCTTATATCTGCAACTATTGTATCAGCATGCGGATAACATATCCCAGGATTCAGTACCACATATATTCcgagaaaagaaaataaagaa AATTGGGATACGAAGTGAGGATTTGAAAGATTCACTAGAAAAAACAGTCAGAGGTTGTGGGATTGCACTTTCGTCTCCAAGACTTGTAATCCCTGCAGCAATATATGGGATATGGGTCCTCCTTCACCAGACTTTTGCTACTGATCTCTTTGATTTCCAG ATTGTTCCTGCGATGCTGGGATTGTTTGCATACAAAGCTGCTGCACTCGTACAAGTATATAGAGATAACGAAGATTTAGAATTCATCTTTCCAGATGAGTAA
- the LOC110787927 gene encoding uncharacterized protein isoform X2 produces METLSRGSCPLFMNSFLFARNPNSNQSSCTILFPKSSSLRSPTVSVLKSPSSATERAEEDVSQEFFRDRQLKGDLITKYSDILFQKGVMGLIDDETANVEYSSESAEEALADEPDAGFLKLTSTQEWLMGETSAPINRKPTNKELQDNRERRRRLEFLRYEALKRELQFMTLGVGAACTGYCLFIFSIQAAVSYASGVGFRIGIRSEDLKDSLEKTVRGCGIALSSPRLVIPAAIYGIWVLLHQTFATDLFDFQIVPAMLGLFAYKAAALVQVYRDNEDLEFIFPDE; encoded by the exons ATGGAGACTCTTTCAAGAGGAAGCTGCCCACTTTTTATGAACAGCTTCCTATTTGCCAGAAATCCAAATTCAAATCAAAGTAGTTGCACTATATTGTTTCCCAAATCCTCTTCACTCAGAAGTCCCACTGTTTCAGTCCTCAAATCCCCTTCTTCAG CAACTGAACGtgctgaggaagatgtttcGCAAGAATTTTTCCGGGATAGACAGTTGAAGGGAGATCTTATAACAAAGTATTCAGATATTTTATTCCAGAAGGGTGTAATGGGACTCATTGATGATGAAACCGCCAATGTAGAATATAGTTCCGAATCAGCGGAGGAG GCTTTGGCTGATGAGCCTGATGCAGGCTTTCTGAAATTGACGTCAACTCAAGAGTGGTTGATGGGTGAAACTTCTGCACCAATCAATAGGAAGCCAACCAATAAG GAATTACAGGACAACAGGGAAAGAAGAAGGAGGCTCGAGTTCCTTAGATATGAAGCT CTTAAGAGGGAACTGCAGTTCATGACTCTGGGGGTAGGAGCCGCCTGTACTGGATATTGcttatttattttctcaatccaG GCAGCAGTGAGCTATGCCTCTGGAGTCGGATTCAG AATTGGGATACGAAGTGAGGATTTGAAAGATTCACTAGAAAAAACAGTCAGAGGTTGTGGGATTGCACTTTCGTCTCCAAGACTTGTAATCCCTGCAGCAATATATGGGATATGGGTCCTCCTTCACCAGACTTTTGCTACTGATCTCTTTGATTTCCAG ATTGTTCCTGCGATGCTGGGATTGTTTGCATACAAAGCTGCTGCACTCGTACAAGTATATAGAGATAACGAAGATTTAGAATTCATCTTTCCAGATGAGTAA